From the genome of Solanum lycopersicum chromosome 7, SLM_r2.1:
GAAgttaaataaagaaattagtTATCCTGTTGATTCAAGGAATTGTgagcaatgaaaaatgaaagaagagaAGCTTCTTTTTATAGGCAAAAAGAGGAAGAGTGGTTTTGGAAAACCAGAAACAGGAAACTTGTGAAGAAACAGCGGTTTAACGATATTACTGGTGACCTGATGGGCGAAGTTACCGAGGTTTGGACATATTCGATTTACCATAGGTCTTCATTTTCTCGCGAGATGAAAACCATCtcgtttatttattattattattattattattattactactactactacttcaCTTATTTTGGTAAATGAAAGAAGATAAGATAATCCTGATGTGTAAAATTTAACTTGTCCCCTTCAAGAAACCTACTGACTATCGTACGATTACAATGTTCAATCTTATCTCCACACAAATTGGACCTGGTTTATAGcttccaaaaataatttattttcttgaaaaaggaTATTAAATgatcaatttcaaatttaaatataactaattttaagttaaaaaagttACGTTTGCAATgagtaattaaatttttattagttttgaaATTTATGCACCTAACATATTGTTAATTTGCGATTATTGTTGGTATAAACtcatattgttttctttataatggataaaatataataaataccatagcttttttttaaaaaaagttactgGCCTTGAACATTTAGTTCAGGGACTAGGAGCAGTTAACCATTATGACCAAGAAAGATCGGTCGTAGTATCAAGATACATTATCAAGTAAGTGCATAATTACGATGTGCCTTCAATTATTTTCGAAAAAGCAAGCATAAAGATAGGTTCTTTATATAATGTaattgataataatatttttagggtccttttgttattttgatttgtttacTAATTGATTTAATTGCTAGTTGTTTTTTTAGCTAAAAAAATGTCCatttatattgataatttttttaattttctttttttaaaggaaaaaggaTCAAATATacccctaaactattcaaaaaggtCTACATATACCCTCCGAAAAAGTTTGGTTCATTGACACCCTCGCCATCCAAtttttggtccaaatatgcccttatggacgttagttgtcatgttggacatatccaactcattcttcatttctttaaataccacatggaattgtcatgtcattttggcCTTGCCACatgaattttatatgaaaagatattcgaactcataaacacctaattcgacccataaatcaacccccttttaaataaattatctgaccaattttcaataatttatttttatttttattttttcgaaaaataCCGAAAATGagtaaattgattaatttaaaaaataggaaaatatgaaaaaaaatataaaattaatgccaaaaattcataaataattatagtaactttaaattcaatttaagtacttttttaaaaatatatatatattatttttcgataaatctcgaaatgattaattgattaataaaaagtatgaaaaaaatataaaattaatgccaaaaatcaaaaaataaatacagtaaccttaaattcaacaatttcatcattttttttatttttaattttttcgacaaatcccaaaaataagtttgttaacaaaaaatatgaaaaaatataaaaattaggcaaaaaattcagaaataagaaataggaaaatatgaaaaaaatataaaataaaagaattgttgaaattattgaatttaagtttactatatttatttatgaattttgacgtatattttttactttgtttttatatttttttctttttatcaaaaaattattcatattcGGGATTtgccaaaaaatataaaaatttgtaatAAATTGTAGAATGaaatgttactatatttatttgtgaacttttgacgttaatttatatttttttcatacttttcataatttttattaatcaattactcattttcgagatttatcgaaaaataaaaaaattctaaaaaaattgaaatgttagatttaaggtactatatttatttgtgaatttttgacgttaattttatatttttatcatattttttctaatttttttaaatataattactcattttcgggatttatcgcaataataaaaatttaacaaaattgttaaaaatgagtCGGATAGTGAATATAAAAGGAGCTGATTTATGGGCCTaattaggtgtttatgagtccgaatatctttccatttttatataaatgttatgtggtaaggtcaaaatgacatgacaattccATATGGAATTtatagaaatgaaaaatgagttggatatgtccaacatgacaactaacgttcataaaaatatatttgaatcaaAAGTTGAACGATAAAGGCATGattgaaccaaactttaaacgaaAACTATATCTAAAcgttttcaaatagtttagtgacatatttgaccctttttcctttttctaaataaaagttCGTTATGAAATCGAAATAAAGAATcaaatttttcagaaaataacATCGGGCAATGTATCGCGAGATAAAGAAAATGTGGGCACTTATTAGTAGGAAGTGAAGGGGACAGATGTCGACCTTATCCACAAGTTTGAAAAATGACTCATCTTAAACTCCACCAATGAATAGTAAACAAGATTCATTCTGCTACACAACAATTGCGGGTCCCACCCGTTTATGGGGAAATTTCCATCTTTGCTGTCGTTATCCAATGATACAAAGCATTTGGGTAAAAGAGCTATTTGTGGGACCCGATATTAGATAATGGACAAAATAGTATGGCCACGCGGGGACCACCTGTGGGCCTCCACTGTCACTAATTTTGGTCTGGTGGTCCCACGTATGGACAATCACGTGATGGACCTTGACTCGCCATCTGTTTTTACGCTTTCGATATTTACCTccattaataaatatttgaatttatataaaattgtattatataagatatgaagtatgtgtgtatttatttaattttatatatatatatacttatgatgtattaaaattgaaagGTATGAATATTcgttaaaaataactaacttagaatacttaattttatataacGAATGTGCATATATAATTGAAAGAGTACACGGTCCACAGcttgaattttaatgaaattgGTAGGAGAGATGCAAAATGTACGAGAAAGCCTACTACACATAAaatgtcaaatatatatatatatgattataatcTGTTGCCTGTTAGTCAATTTTTTAGAAAGTCAAgggtatatttttaaaaaaaataaaaattgatagcGTAAATAGAACAAAAGtactctttttttaatttttagataaaCGCAAAATTAATGctctaattttgattttttttaaaaaacgttGATTCGGGTGTTGGGAATTTAGtaattttcttgttttgatcaaaataaacaatgcaCGTGGTGAGTCATGGTTACTGAATGATCTAATATGCACCgtcacatatttttaaaaataataaataattaagataaattcaatatattgtattaccttatgaatatatgttaaatttgatatttttgagaaatgtaTTAGATATTGAATAACagttaatattaaaataattaaataaacataaataaatatattattttttaattttataaattcaattattattataaaataactatttttaataaaataaacaagtaaaaataaactaacCAAATATTTACTGCTAATGACATTTCTTTTtccttgtctttttttttagataagttAGACTGCATGCGAATAATGTTTGACTTGGATAGCTACAAAGATCACTTATCTAATTCAGCAGGTGCGCTCATTCACTTATATGCTCCTTCTCCCTCTTTTCATAATTAATcgtcataatttttatttttagatttaaattacaaaaattataatttatattttatgatatactttttatcatattaatatttaaaaatttataattttataataatttttgtatagtttttaaatatttaaatttttgtttaaaataacatgttaataaatcagtcaaattaacaaataatttgaaatactCATAAAAATcgatcaaaaaatattttataaaataaaagacttTTAACGCTCAAAACGATAAAAAGGGTCGTTACATTCTCGTGTTTCATTTTTTCTAACAAGAAGAGTAGAATTGTATACATGTGTAATCTAGGAGAAAATTAATAAGCTATATAAAttgtcaaatatataaaaattatgattgtATGTTGGGTAAGTTTTTAGGGAgttaaacaatatattttaaaagaaattgttttAGAGAATTGATGTATTTGATCATGTCTTAAAGatggcaatttttttttttaagttataatagaaataaaacaaatctaaatattttaaaattttaattaaacacaaattgatgcatttatattgatagaaatatttttaagttaattagctCAATagaactcaaaatagaaactcAAGGTTAGCCGGTTTGGCCAAACGTTCAAGAGTTTAAAGTGCTTATTGTTGGATAATAAGGTGTTTAGTTTAGTTTTTGAGAGAAAATAAGTGCTTCTGAGAagtaataaaaattgttttttcagaaattaaaagaaaaattatcaaaGGCAATTTTCAAAAGAACACTATTGAAAAATTACACTTCGAAAAGAACTTgacaaaatttaattattgttcaaaaaaagtatatttttaaatttattcgtCGAACACAAATTGATTAgtatccttttttaaaaaaataaaaaaaaatattttttaagttggtcaaataaatcataaattcaaTATTCGGAGTttaataatttcttcttttttttcaaatctgaTGTTGAAGTGGGTGAGCCGTTGCatgactaaaatttaaataatttgctAAATGGATAATGACTAGACTCGAATGCAGAATctgaaaaatattatgttacTAATAGTTAACGAAGAGAATCAAATATAGAATCTCTTtatgttttaatataaatataaataaattaaattgtgtgAATGAGCTTagcttatttaaaaataaagttatcgaaaaaatgacattttttgttATTAGTTTTAGCCTTTTGATCTGCAAATCAAAATTTAAGTGTTATTGCTTTTTTGGACCTTGTGTTTTTCTTAATCCTCTTTGCCTTTTgcactttttaaatattaatctcACTGTCCTTTTCATGAACATTAATTAAAGAACTAAGTACTAAACTTTGGAAAAAGAAAGAACCAAAAATCcactaatattatataatatgaacTTAATGCTATAAGGTTCACCTGTCTACTTCAACTAGTCCTTAGAAAATACCTGAGATAAAATAGAATCACTCATACtatatatgataataaattCCAAAATGATTAAgagtaaatataaattttattcttacttttattaaataaaaaaattattttaaatagattCTTAATTTTCAGAACACGATTTAagtaatacaaaagaaaaaaagaaaaaaattatgattaaaatattagaTATAATATACTATGTGGAGGAGTAACTAATTAAAAAGATAAGATCTCTCTTTCTTTTGTTgttcataatattataatactTGGTTGTGATTGAGAAATctgaatttaataaaataaaaaagatttgagGAATTATAATATTGGTCTAAAGTATTCCACTATATCTTCATCTTAACCTAAACTCCATTATTGCCAATTCAATAATCACTTAATATAAGCCACTTGCACTTAGTTATGTTGTTTTTATGCGTATAAAAATAGTTAACTACCAAATTTCCAGCTGTCTAGATCAataatctaatgaacataatgtcAAATAATTAATCACCAAAGAGTCCCAAATTATCTTCTTttgtccaaaaataaaaataataaaaatttgcaAAGCTGGACACCCTGAAAAGGCACACACTTTATCCAAAAAGGCATCTTCAAAGTAATTTCTCTATCATTACCTTCACTTCaactttaataaaatattaaaaaataataatcgaTGAAAGTTAAATATCACTCAAAAATGTGGTGGGTTGTATATAGtagataaattttaatttcatgtcCTAGGttgaaatattcaaaataaaaagtattttatctTTTGATAAGTCCTCCTCaataaaatctaaattagtTAAATCAGTTATCTATACTTTGAAAAAAGAATTTCCatcaaagttaaatttttgATGTGATATGTAAAAGTGTAAATAACCTTTTCAaatcttatttataaaaatgacaaatatcttagacataaaaataaaaatctctcGTAAAAAGGagatataactaaaaaaaaagtcaataaagTGCTATGAAATCAAATCGCGCGAAACCAAAAAATCAATCAAGAAAGCAACATAATGTATGTGATTGTTCATCAATTAAGGAAGGGACTTCACAATTTTCACTTATATACAAACAagagttgaaagaaaaggatCCAGGAATAGAGAGCAttgaaaaattacatgaaaaaaaataattaattttcactTTTTGAGATGAAAAATAGCCCAAGTATATCTGTTGATCTGCAGGCAATAGTATTGAAAATTCAATAGCTTATCATAGAATTTCTTCTCAACCATCCACAGAAAGGAGAGCTTCTATTATACTAAATCAACTCCATCAACCTGTTGCCTCGCAAGATacctttcccttctttctttctgAAACAGTATAAACACAGCGGTATATATCAGAGCACCAGTCATGTTTGGCAATTGATTTTGATACGTTTACACGATTCAATGCAAGAGGTTGGAGATCAAGTTGTTTCTGATGATGAAAAGAGCATCTTCTAGCCTTGTATTACTACAAACAACTAATACTATTACAATGCCTCCCAAGACACTTGCCTTGTATTGCAATAGAAAATGTATTATTATAGGCTCCATGTATAGCTATTTCATCATTGGTGGTTTGGAATGAGGCGCgttaatgtaattttattaatCGAGTTGAAGTAAATCAAAATAGCATTTGAAGTGTTCAAATGGCAACAAGAGAAGTTTCTAATATGCATTTCATTTGGAAAGAAAAGCCTGAGCATTGAACATAAGAATTTAGTGTAGTGGCAAGGCAACTTACCCATTCGTCTATAACAAGACCTTCCCCGACAATCTTTGGACCTGTATCTTCTGGAGGCCTTTTGCGTGCCTCGACTTCAGCCTCAGCTTCAGCTAGCTGGCGGTTAAGTTTCTCGAGTGCCTAAGAAAAATGAGCCATGAAATCCTTAGAGACATTTCCACATAAACCTTAGACAAGTATATTAATTGAAATAGACTGCGGAAAAAATCTGATTCAAGTTCAACTAATGAGCAAACTTGGTAGAGAAAACCTACTTACAGGGCAAGGGCGTTCAGCATCAAGGAAAACAACACCTAATACTTGTTCAACTGCCACTTCATCCCTCCTTTCGTCAAACTGATCCAAATCGCCGTTAGAATGAATTCAAGCATTAGGAGGATCAAAGGTCTAATTCTTTAACGAGTTAAAGGAGAGGGGTGCACAAAAGGATGTTGAAATAAATtgcattaaaaaatgaaaaagtaaatcAGTACAGGCAACCGGGGTTGATTTCCCTTCAAGGATAGGTTATTTTTCAAGTGGAATGGTTCACATTTTTACCAATGAATATAGGTGCTCTCATCTCTATCTATACACTGAAGTAAACATGACATGTTTTAAATCAGTGCCAAACTTCCGTTGATATAGATCATACAATCTTGTTAAACTAATCAGTAAGCTAGTGAGTTGATTTGAAGAACTGATCTAAGGAGGACACGTAATACGTGCACATGAACAGAGTCTTGAGGTGACCACGGTAAATCCTCTCAACCTCTCAGTGACATTTTTAAAGAGCATAAACAACATTCAACTACGAGGAGACAGTGGCAATAACAACATTTCACTGTCTTTCCCATATacagattttatattttcaaaaaaataaaatgaaaataatatactcTTTAGAAGTTCATATCATCATGGGAGGGAGGCCACTACTCTTTATTAGTGGACGGTTTACTTTCTAGTTTCCCCTATATACTAGATAGTCCTGGTGGCATGAAAACCATAGCTATAGCATGTTTTCGTTAACATCAAAAGAAATGAGAGAAGATGCGTATTAAATGGAAGCACCATAAAAGGAGAAGAGTTGTTAAGTAAGAAGTACTGATAGGCAATAAACAAGATCAATGATTTGATATTATTCTAATTTGTAAGTAAGCTTTAGAGGAACCTACTCACAGTGCAAACAAGAAATGCTTCTCTTCCAGTATGACCCTGAACAGGTTTTTACCGAAGGATTTAAGGATTGGGTGGCTCAAGGCACAATCTGTTTGTTATTCAAAATATTGTTCTAAGTGATTCTACATTTCCATCACACAAATGATTGATtctctttttactattttccttcttttttgtACTTTTACTTGTTAGATCAAATATAGGATACTCAGTTTTCTGTCTggctaaaaaataaaagaacaatggAAATTGCAGATATCTACTCCAAAAAAGCTATATGAATCACTGGGATGAATAAACATATAGTTTCTAAAATCCAAGATTGGATTTGAGCAGGATATTAACTCTCATGAGAGAATATATCTGTTAACTCATGGAGAGGCAAACCATTATTTAGCACTTACCAGCTCCGGCACATAATCCACGTCGTCTTTTACTTTTAAGCTCATAACTTTGAACTTTACCCTGCTCTTCTTGCCAATTTGTTTGTCGTTATTATCAGGTGGCTCGACGAATTTGAAAACTGTTAATTAAGCATGGAATTAGCACAGTATAGCTATAAGCAACTATTTTCATTAAACATCACACAGGTGGACATGAAAGGCCAGGTGGAGATGTTACCAGTTGCAATTAGGCTTTCATCAGGGGCAAGAATACCTCCTGGCGGCCGCATGTAACAACTTTTTGGCCCAGTTGTTTGAAACTGAGACAgcaaaatgaagtaaaattagAGAACATGTCTTTATACCAATAGTAAGCTGATAAAGATTACAAATAGAACTTGAAACATAGAGAGGGCAACTACAATGTCAAATCTTCTTATGCTGGTCAACGAGTTACTCTATGGCCTTGGAAACAAATATGGAAAGTAAAGTTCCTAACAAGGTGGCTTATAAACCGAATGACCAGAGATTATTTGAAGAGAAAGTGGACTCGGCTATGCTCCAAACGTTATTCATGTGGGAAGGAGACAGAAAACCATAGTCATCTTACTTTGCATTGTGAACTGATGGATCATCTCTGgcaattattttgaatatgaaGGAATTAAATGGAATCCTGGAATATCTTAGGCAGAATTGTCAGACAAAAGAATAGGTGGAAAACTATTACTGAATATATATGGCAGATTGTTTGGAAGGAAAGAAATACGAGATGCTTTGAGGATAGATTTAGCTCTATTCAGAAGATTAAGATGAACTGTTTAATGTTACTTCACTTTTGGTGTAAACAGGAACTCTAGATGATTCAGAATCAATCTTAGATATCATAGAATAAGAAGAACAACACCACTGTTTTTGAATGCTGAATTGTAAATGTGGCATTCCATACTTCCTTTGAGTTGATGATGTTATTTGTGTGATTTGCGTGGAGGATACAAGAACTGGACCCAAGCTATGCATGTAGTGTGGTTTCTATGAGCTGTTGATTCTGTTCAGACTAAGCTTGTCGTATACAAAAGTTGTTACCtttatcccaaaaaaaattacaaatatgaGTCTTCTCAGGAAAAGAAGAAATGCAATTGAAAGTGAGAGTTATTAGTCAAACAAAAACAAGGAGAAGATCTCTGTGATAAAGCAActataaacaacaacaacaacaacaaacccaATGTAATCCCACAGGTTGGGTTTGGGTAGGGTGGTGAGTACACACAGCCTTACACCTATCTTGACCttgtagagaggttgtttccgatagaccctGGCTCAAAGCAACTATCCTATATTAATTAAGAAATGGTTGATCTTGTTTATTGTATATAGACAAATAGGCCCTGTGGGAGATCCAATTTCACTATTCATAGATCTCATAATAATGGTGTTGCCCACTAACCACAATTCATCATCATTTTAATCTTCAGCATGCAGAATTACTCTTAAATTAACCAAAAAAGAATGCCTAACTTTAAACAGATTGTCTTTAAAGCATTATTACTATCAACCAACTCAGAAAAAGTTGGCCTAGTGGGGAATTAAAGTGACTAGTTGCACTAATCATGGAGATTATGAAAATGACATAATGAGTATTAAGTACTAAGCACATTTCACatcagcaaaaaataaaatatcaactaTTAGGACCACGAAAACAAGAAAATTGAGGCTAGAGTAATAATGTACCTTGAAGGCCACAGGATTCTTGCTAATGTTCTTGATTCTAATAGCACTCTTGACTTGTTTTCCAGGCTCATCTACAAAAGGGATAAAAACAGAATAAGCATAATCCAATAAgtaaatacacatgaaaaaaaaaaacaaatatagaaaGACATAAGAATTATTACAATTACTAAATAGTCAAGTTTCATCCAAAATAATAGCACACAACAGAATAACAAAAACTTAGTTAATACTAGGCAATTACATTTCATAAAACTTATACTCCTGGTGAAGTAgctatgaaataaataaatccaTCACAGTAAACATAAAGGTAATGCATGAAACTTTCTTTCTATCAAATCCAAATTAAGACAAAAATTTGCAATAGAAAAGTACTCGATTAGCTTCAATTTTAGTGTCTTAGTTTGACTAGTTACTTAACTTAGAAGGCATTTGGTCATGAAACTTTCACTTATTTTCCGAAGTTCAACCACGAATATAAGGTGTTTTCACTTTTTTCGCTTCAAATTACTCACAAAAAGTCAAAAACAATTCCTATTTGTATCCGTCAAACACAActccaattttcaaatttcacaatcaaaactatttttttttcaaatttcaccaTCAAACATGGTTAATGTTCACTTAAGAAAATAAGCATAAGTACTTATGAATCTCGtgatcataaattaaaaaatatatataactatcAAAAATGCCCTTTGAATCTTGTTATTTTAAACATTCTAGAGTTACTAATGATAGAAaaagacattcttttttaataaaaaacaaagaCACATAAAGAGTAACAAAATTTATCTATGTTATAAGAAATCAACAAATTATGGCATATCAAAATGGATAGCATGATCTAATTTCATAACAAACAATTATATGGGtatattcacaaaaaaaaaaaaaatcaacaaaaagtgATGAACATACATGGAAAGTAAAGCTTGTTTTGTGGATCAAGGCTGAGCTTGCGACGAGTTGGAAGAAGTGATTTGGCTACAGAAGAAACCTTAAGAGGAGCATGAATATTAGAGTGATTATCCACAGAAATGCCATTATGTTGTTGcctaaaagatgaagaagaagaagaagcaatagAAGAGGAAGAAGCAGCCAGAGAGCTACTAGTTGAATGCCAAAATGGTAGTTTACAAATACCCCAAATTTTTCCATCAGATACAGATTTTTCATTCGCAAGTGCCATTGTTGTGCTTTTGTTTTTCTGTTAGTAGGCAATTTTTAGTAGGAGCAATTTAGGGAGTGGGGGGGGGCATAGGATGCGAGTTACATAGCGTGGGAATGATGGGTTGTTGTCATAATGTGTGTATGGGGAGTGTGACACAGTTATTGCTCCTCTTCCTTTGGCTCTCTTCAAATTAAAACTTGTATCgtaattatatttattgctCGTGTTTCAACATAAATGATACtgtactattttttattttttattttttattttcaatttgctatttatattttacataataataataataaaaaaagagaaattaaggaAACTACTAAAGAGAGCTATAGTTTTTAATACTATTCGTTTTGTTTCAttaccattattttttatatttatattacgaataatttaactttgatatgcttatatttaatttgaaatgatttctaattatgcaaatatatatgttattttatcttcacaaatttcaaaaaagaaaaatcttccTTAAACTTCgtgttaaattaaattaactcatataaattgaaatcaaagaattatttattattataataaagggGCATTTTAACTTCTTCTCATTGGTCCAATTTCATTAGTGattgcttttttttatttttgactctCTCTTGAGTTTCCCCACtttctgtttttgtttttgtttttttttcctttcacattttttgttcatttattCTCTAAGTGACCATCGAGTGATTTGCgtcatatttaatatttgatatttatattagagtttgattaatttagatttatgtCAGATAAAGTCTCATTTGGAGGATAACAATTCTTACCAAAAGCTATTTTAAACTTGAGatctctaattaaaaaaattatctcattCACTATATCATATGTTTTGATGGTAAAATATGTCTGAATTACTTGTacatttattttacttatatgTTTATAATGTATTCTCTTTACTAGTACGTTTTATAGATTAATTTCATTCGATCTTTTTTTTCTCTGAATACgataaaaaatacttaaacaAAAAAGTTACAAGTGTTTCTTACGTCACGTGATATAAATCTgctaagaaaaaaatcaatcttTGATACAtctttcaatattattattatttctttttaaatagcAATAAGTTTGATTgtcatattattaattttcaacaAATACCTGCAATCTGCAACATTAACAAGCCATCACCCTTGCCATTGATGTTACACAAGTCATTAAATTATGTTgacaattaagaataaatagAGA
Proteins encoded in this window:
- the LOC101255606 gene encoding vesicle-associated protein 4-2, whose translation is MALANEKSVSDGKIWGICKLPFWHSTSSSLAASSSSIASSSSSSFRQQHNGISVDNHSNIHAPLKVSSVAKSLLPTRRKLSLDPQNKLYFPYEPGKQVKSAIRIKNISKNPVAFKFQTTGPKSCYMRPPGGILAPDESLIATVFKFVEPPDNNDKQIGKKSRVKFKVMSLKVKDDVDYVPELFDERRDEVAVEQVLGVVFLDAERPCPALEKLNRQLAEAEAEVEARKRPPEDTGPKIVGEGLVIDEWKERRERYLARQQVDGVDLV